One region of Polypterus senegalus isolate Bchr_013 chromosome 11, ASM1683550v1, whole genome shotgun sequence genomic DNA includes:
- the LOC120539827 gene encoding tyrosine-protein kinase receptor TYRO3-like has protein sequence MEIYRLTWVSVLITGAVGSPFLVQMPSSLKVTTGEPFSLNCSLRNGRLDPDYLWYRGFNRSTASVVPSHSGRMFYSSDENGASLRVTGSRRADSGQYFCAVSHNGEKIFSDGTQVYVKDSRCLAMAYTFLNAAKLLLVLTVSVELLCLAKYKKINPQRKKRQFNMEMHSHEETCDDTAMTEIQT, from the exons ATGGAAATCTACCGACTTACCTGGGTGTCTGTATTAATTACGG GTGCTGTTGGTTCTCCTTTTCTTGTGCAGATGCCATCTTCACTGAAGGTTACCACTGGAGAGCCTTTCTCATTGAACTGCTCCCTAAGAAATGGCCGCCTAGATCCTGACTATCTTTGGTATCGTGGCTTCAACAGGAGCACAGCAAGCGTTGTACCAAGCCACAGTGGCAGGATGTTCTACAGCTCAGATGAAAACGGTGCAAGCCTAAGAGTAACTGGCTCCCGTCGAGCCGACTCGGGCCAGTATTTTTGCGCAGTATCGCATAATGGAGAGAAGATTTTTAGTGATGGCACGCAGGTGTATGTGAAAG ATAGCAGGTGTCTGGCCATGGCGTATACCTTTCTGAATGCGGCGAAACTGCTACTTGTGTTAACTGTCAGTGTGGAGCTTCTGTGTTTggcaaagtacaaaaaaataaatccgCAGAGGAAGAAAAGGCAATTCAACATGGAGATGCACAGCCACGAAGAAACCTGCGATGACACTGCAATGACTGAAATACAAACATAA